In Methylotenera mobilis JLW8, the following are encoded in one genomic region:
- the hflC gene encoding protease modulator HflC, with protein MNKAKNIIFVGIIGLMLLSASAFTVKQTQYVVVQRLGEIVSVKKEPGLYFKMPFVDNLKYFDNRILTLDWEQPAKFITSENKYMMVDSFVKWRIIDPVKYYVSIKEGGEAAAEDRLSKVVNAVLRTEFGKRTVRDVIAGERGAVMDNLRKTADTEARQMGIAVVDVRLKRVDYAEEISKSVFDRMIAERKRLANQLRSEGAAASEKIRADADKQREVIIAEAYSEAQKTKGEGDAKAGEIYNQSYSRNPEFYAFYRSQEAYKNSFKSKSDVMVLDPNSDFFKYMRSPNRK; from the coding sequence ATGAACAAGGCAAAAAATATTATTTTCGTAGGAATTATTGGCTTAATGTTGCTATCAGCTTCTGCGTTCACGGTGAAACAAACTCAGTATGTAGTGGTACAAAGATTAGGTGAGATTGTTTCTGTGAAGAAAGAGCCTGGCCTGTACTTTAAAATGCCATTCGTGGATAACCTTAAGTACTTTGACAACCGTATTTTGACACTGGACTGGGAACAGCCTGCTAAGTTTATTACCAGCGAAAACAAATACATGATGGTGGACTCTTTCGTTAAATGGCGCATTATTGACCCAGTAAAATACTATGTGTCGATTAAAGAAGGTGGTGAAGCCGCTGCGGAGGATAGGTTATCTAAAGTGGTGAATGCGGTGTTGCGTACCGAGTTTGGTAAACGTACCGTACGTGACGTGATTGCCGGTGAACGTGGCGCAGTGATGGATAACTTGCGTAAGACTGCTGATACTGAAGCGCGCCAAATGGGTATTGCGGTGGTGGATGTGCGCCTAAAACGTGTTGATTATGCAGAGGAAATCAGTAAGTCTGTGTTTGACCGTATGATTGCAGAGCGTAAACGCTTAGCAAATCAATTGCGCTCAGAGGGTGCAGCGGCTTCAGAAAAAATTCGTGCAGACGCAGATAAGCAGCGCGAAGTGATTATTGCTGAGGCTTACAGTGAGGCGCAAAAAACCAAGGGTGAAGGTGATGCAAAAGCGGGTGAGATTTATAATCAGTCTTATAGCCGCAACCCAGAGTTCTATGCGTTTTATCGTAGCCAAGAAGCTTATAAAAATAGCTTCAAGAGCAAGAGTGACGTAATGGTGCTGGATCCAAATTCAGATTTCTTTAAATACATGCGCAGCCCTAACAGAAAATAA
- a CDS encoding DUF2065 domain-containing protein, protein MRDYVLTALGLMLVLEGLLPLLMPRAWRETFLKMVALKDGQLRFVGLISIVGGLLLILLSK, encoded by the coding sequence GTGCGTGACTATGTGTTAACTGCTTTAGGTTTAATGCTGGTGCTTGAGGGTTTGCTGCCTTTGCTCATGCCCCGTGCCTGGCGTGAAACGTTTTTAAAGATGGTGGCATTAAAAGATGGGCAACTCCGCTTCGTTGGTTTGATATCCATTGTAGGCGGATTGCTCTTAATTTTGTTAAGTAAATGA
- a CDS encoding ATP phosphoribosyltransferase regulatory subunit, protein MRNWLLPEYIEDVLPAEALRIEVLRRKLLDLFKVHGYQYVIPPMLEYMESLITGAGHDLDLATFKVVDQLTGRLMGVRADMTPQAARIDAHLLNHQGVTRLCYAGSVLRTKPDGLALTREPLQIGAELYGHAGIESDIEIQRLLIKALQAIGIDEIHLDFSHVNVFGSLIETSNVDAQLEQDLYAALQSKDQPAVAALTKALDHATREALLHLTELNGDQSILAKASQVLPATPAIKKALESLQQVSSAIDQLGASVSFDLSELRGYHYHSGIVFAAYAKCYKGPLALGGRYDEVGQSFGRARPATGFSLDLRGVVSALPPAQSNMAIYAPVSADPALANKIASLRNEGRVVIEALDSADADLNELNCNQVLEHYNSGWHVVDVVRN, encoded by the coding sequence ATGCGTAATTGGTTGTTGCCTGAATATATTGAAGATGTGTTACCTGCCGAGGCTTTGCGTATTGAGGTCTTGCGCCGCAAATTACTAGACTTATTTAAAGTGCATGGTTATCAGTATGTAATTCCACCCATGTTGGAGTATATGGAGTCCCTGATTACCGGTGCTGGGCATGATTTGGATTTAGCTACGTTTAAAGTGGTTGACCAGTTAACCGGCAGGTTGATGGGGGTGCGTGCGGACATGACACCACAGGCAGCCAGAATCGACGCACACTTGTTGAATCATCAAGGTGTGACGCGCTTATGTTATGCCGGCAGTGTGTTGCGCACTAAGCCAGATGGATTGGCGTTAACACGTGAGCCTTTGCAAATTGGCGCTGAGTTGTATGGCCATGCTGGCATTGAGAGCGATATCGAGATTCAACGTTTATTGATTAAAGCATTGCAAGCGATTGGTATTGATGAAATCCATCTAGATTTTAGTCACGTAAATGTCTTCGGTAGTTTAATAGAAACTAGCAATGTTGATGCGCAGTTAGAGCAGGATTTGTATGCGGCTTTACAAAGCAAAGACCAACCGGCTGTTGCAGCATTAACTAAAGCACTGGATCATGCAACGCGTGAGGCGTTGTTGCATTTAACCGAGCTAAATGGTGATCAATCAATTCTAGCCAAAGCATCCCAGGTGTTGCCGGCGACACCTGCAATTAAAAAGGCATTGGAAAGCTTGCAGCAAGTAAGTAGTGCGATTGATCAATTGGGTGCTAGCGTCAGTTTCGATTTAAGTGAATTGCGTGGTTACCATTACCATAGCGGTATTGTATTTGCGGCCTATGCCAAATGTTACAAAGGGCCGTTGGCATTAGGTGGTCGTTATGATGAGGTTGGTCAGTCTTTCGGCCGTGCGCGTCCGGCTACAGGATTTAGTCTTGATTTGCGCGGTGTGGTGAGTGCTTTACCCCCAGCGCAATCTAATATGGCAATTTATGCCCCAGTGTCGGCGGACCCGGCGCTTGCTAATAAAATCGCAAGCCTACGCAACGAAGGCCGAGTGGTGATTGAAGCCTTGGATAGCGCCGATGCAGATTTAAATGAACTAAATTGTAATCAGGTGTTAGAGCATTACAATTCTGGCTGGCATGTGGTTGATGTAGTAAGAAACTAA
- a CDS encoding adenylosuccinate synthase, with protein MANKAAKNVVVIGTQWGDEGKGKIVDWLTDHAQGVVRFQGGHNAGHTLVVGQGDAQRVYKLNLVPSGIVRAGVNCYIGNGVVLDAGHLLKEISSLEKDGLEVTNRLKVSPGCPLIMSHHVAVDVAREAKRSAEKKIGTTGKGIGPTYEDKVARRALRVYDLFYPERFSEKLREVMDYHNFVLTNYLDAKPVDFNEQFDASMQQAIALKPMIADVSAEIYAANAKGESLLFEGAQGTLLDIDHGTYPYVTSSNCIAGQASAGTGVGANMLHYVLGITKAYTTRVGGGPFPSELDIETQGLPGYQMSNKGQEIGTVTKRKRRCGWFDAAALRRSAMINGLTGLCITKLDVLDGIKELNICTGYELDGKKIDLLPIGADDVAGCKPIYETVPGWSETTFGVKTWDGLPKNAQNYLKRLEALCGVPIAIVSTGPERDETIVIEHPFA; from the coding sequence ATGGCAAATAAAGCAGCAAAAAATGTGGTCGTCATTGGTACGCAGTGGGGCGATGAAGGCAAAGGTAAAATTGTTGATTGGTTAACCGATCATGCCCAAGGTGTGGTGCGCTTTCAAGGCGGTCACAATGCTGGTCACACATTGGTGGTTGGTCAGGGAGATGCGCAACGCGTGTATAAATTGAACCTTGTGCCTTCTGGTATCGTGCGTGCTGGCGTTAACTGCTATATTGGTAATGGCGTTGTATTGGATGCCGGGCATTTGCTTAAAGAAATCTCTTCTTTAGAAAAAGACGGCTTAGAAGTCACCAATCGTTTAAAAGTCAGCCCAGGTTGTCCATTGATTATGAGCCACCACGTGGCTGTAGACGTCGCGCGTGAAGCAAAACGTAGCGCAGAGAAAAAAATCGGCACTACAGGTAAAGGCATTGGCCCAACCTATGAGGACAAAGTGGCACGCCGTGCTTTGCGTGTGTACGACTTGTTTTACCCAGAGCGTTTTTCAGAAAAATTACGCGAGGTAATGGATTACCATAACTTCGTATTAACCAATTATCTTGATGCTAAACCAGTAGATTTTAATGAGCAATTCGATGCCAGCATGCAGCAGGCCATTGCGCTGAAACCGATGATCGCGGACGTTTCTGCAGAAATTTACGCGGCTAATGCTAAAGGCGAAAGTCTGTTGTTTGAGGGCGCACAAGGCACCTTGCTCGATATTGACCACGGCACTTATCCTTATGTGACTTCAAGCAACTGTATCGCAGGTCAAGCTTCAGCCGGTACCGGCGTGGGTGCAAATATGCTGCACTATGTATTGGGTATTACTAAAGCTTATACAACACGTGTAGGTGGCGGCCCGTTCCCAAGTGAACTGGATATCGAAACACAAGGTCTGCCAGGCTACCAAATGTCCAATAAAGGCCAAGAGATTGGCACTGTGACTAAACGTAAGCGTCGTTGTGGTTGGTTTGATGCAGCAGCCTTGCGCCGTTCTGCCATGATCAACGGCTTAACTGGTTTATGTATCACCAAATTGGATGTGTTAGACGGCATCAAAGAGCTGAACATCTGTACAGGGTATGAGTTAGACGGCAAGAAAATTGATTTGCTACCAATCGGTGCGGACGATGTTGCTGGCTGTAAACCTATTTATGAAACTGTACCAGGTTGGTCAGAGACTACGTTTGGCGTTAAAACGTGGGACGGCTTGCCTAAAAATGCACAAAACTACTTAAAACGCTTAGAGGCATTGTGTGGTGTGCCAATCGCTATCGTTTCTACAGGCCCTGAGCGTGATGAAACGATCGTGATTGAGCATCCTTTTGCTTAA
- a CDS encoding flavoprotein, whose protein sequence is MIDKKSQRLAWAITGSGHYLRESIDMLNTLENVDIFLSSAGAEIIQQYGFQQALNAAGHRVYQDKTASSVPVGMFYKGKYHGLVIAPATSNTIAKMAYGFSDSLVTNLYAQAGKTRVPSIVFACDTAPELESEAPRDNIVKVYPRKIDLENITKLKSFEMTSVVEDMESLSSCIQQHLQSLTHAD, encoded by the coding sequence ATGATAGATAAAAAAAGTCAGCGTTTGGCATGGGCGATTACAGGCTCTGGTCATTATTTACGCGAGTCTATTGATATGCTGAATACATTAGAAAATGTTGATATTTTTCTAAGTAGTGCCGGCGCAGAAATTATTCAGCAGTACGGTTTTCAGCAAGCGTTAAACGCTGCTGGGCACCGTGTTTATCAAGACAAGACAGCCAGTAGTGTGCCTGTGGGGATGTTTTATAAAGGTAAATACCACGGGCTGGTTATTGCTCCGGCAACCTCAAATACCATTGCAAAAATGGCGTATGGCTTTTCTGATAGTTTGGTGACTAATTTATACGCGCAGGCTGGAAAAACGCGCGTGCCTAGTATCGTATTCGCATGTGATACTGCGCCTGAACTGGAGTCTGAAGCGCCACGTGACAATATCGTTAAGGTTTATCCGCGTAAGATTGATTTAGAAAATATCACCAAACTTAAATCGTTTGAAATGACCAGTGTTGTAGAAGACATGGAAAGCTTAAGCAGCTGTATCCAGCAGCATTTGCAATCGCTAACGCACGCCGATTAG
- a CDS encoding DUF6513 domain-containing protein, translated as MTKNLLFLTGKLAEKSLNKVLNEVQSNPKTVPFKYRVEQIGVSVAALMTPDLIARRVKETGDADKVIVPGLCQGDLTMLEAKYGIPVERGPVDLKDLPQYFGHQGIAPDISQYQVEIFAEIVDAPYLSVEGILHKALQYRAQGANVIDLGCLPAVPFPHLAESIQALKQQGLSVSVDSLNTDDLLAAGRAGADYLLSLTEKTLWIAEEVASTPVLIPAKPHSLPSLYRAIEGCIKLGKPFLADAILDPIHFGLTDSIVRYHRLRKKYPDIEIMMGIGNLTELTDADTTGINALLFGMISELNINAVLATSVSTHAVNAIAEADIARRTMFAAKRDERLPRGYSNGLLGLHDKRPFTYSADEINEIASQIKDPSFRIQVSEQGLHIYNRDGIHEALDPFVLYPHLKVEDDASHAFYLGVELARAQIAWQLGKRYAQDQELEWGIRTKRTDVAGKTAHREASIKEKRVKKDEQ; from the coding sequence ATGACAAAAAATCTACTTTTTTTAACGGGTAAGCTTGCCGAAAAAAGTTTGAACAAAGTACTAAATGAAGTGCAAAGTAACCCTAAAACAGTGCCGTTTAAGTACCGTGTAGAACAGATAGGGGTTTCGGTAGCGGCATTGATGACGCCTGACTTGATAGCGCGTAGGGTCAAAGAAACTGGCGACGCGGATAAGGTGATTGTGCCCGGTTTGTGCCAAGGGGATTTAACCATGCTGGAAGCCAAGTATGGCATACCTGTTGAGCGTGGCCCTGTAGACTTAAAAGATTTACCACAATATTTCGGGCATCAGGGCATAGCGCCTGATATAAGTCAGTACCAAGTTGAAATATTCGCAGAAATTGTGGATGCGCCATATTTAAGTGTGGAAGGTATTCTGCACAAGGCTTTGCAATACCGAGCGCAAGGTGCCAATGTGATTGATCTGGGCTGTTTGCCTGCGGTGCCTTTTCCGCACTTAGCAGAAAGCATACAAGCACTTAAACAGCAGGGGCTAAGTGTCAGTGTAGACTCTTTAAATACCGATGATTTGCTTGCAGCAGGGCGCGCTGGTGCTGACTATCTATTGAGTCTCACTGAGAAAACACTTTGGATTGCAGAGGAGGTAGCTTCTACTCCGGTGTTAATTCCAGCAAAGCCGCATAGCTTGCCTTCGCTGTATCGTGCGATTGAAGGCTGTATTAAGTTAGGCAAGCCTTTTTTAGCGGATGCGATTTTGGATCCTATCCATTTTGGTTTGACCGACTCCATCGTGCGTTACCATCGTTTACGTAAGAAATACCCTGATATTGAAATTATGATGGGCATTGGCAATCTAACTGAGCTTACCGATGCGGATACCACAGGTATCAATGCGTTATTGTTTGGCATGATTAGCGAGTTGAATATTAATGCAGTATTAGCCACTTCGGTCAGTACGCATGCAGTCAATGCGATTGCTGAAGCTGATATCGCTAGGCGCACTATGTTTGCAGCCAAGCGAGATGAGCGCTTGCCGCGTGGTTACAGCAATGGCTTGTTAGGTCTGCATGATAAGCGCCCATTTACCTACAGTGCTGACGAGATTAACGAAATCGCGTCACAGATTAAAGATCCTAGCTTCCGTATTCAGGTGAGTGAGCAGGGTTTGCATATCTACAACCGCGATGGTATCCATGAAGCGCTTGATCCCTTTGTGTTGTATCCGCATTTAAAAGTAGAGGATGATGCCTCTCATGCTTTTTATTTAGGTGTGGAGCTAGCGCGCGCGCAAATTGCATGGCAGCTTGGCAAGCGCTACGCGCAAGATCAAGAGTTGGAGTGGGGTATTCGTACTAAGCGTACCGATGTTGCCGGTAAGACAGCGCATCGTGAGGCTTCTATCAAAGAAAAACGCGTAAAAAAAGATGAGCAGTAA
- a CDS encoding DUF447 domain-containing protein, with translation MIYETIVSSVSAEGVPHVTPFGIRMQDGLVVIAPFKPSTTLANILATGHAVVNLTDDVRVFAAALAEKPVASLMPATKINGVRLAEVLAHKELKLVRFEDDDVRPQLFLEIVHEAQHQPFQGFNRAQAAVIELAVLVSRLKRLPLEKICQEIDYLTIAIEKTAGPRELEAWGWLIEMVENHKAALNLENLA, from the coding sequence ATGATTTATGAAACCATAGTTAGTTCTGTTAGTGCTGAAGGTGTTCCACACGTCACCCCATTTGGCATCCGTATGCAGGATGGTTTGGTGGTGATTGCCCCGTTTAAACCATCGACTACTTTAGCCAATATCTTGGCGACAGGCCATGCGGTTGTTAATTTAACCGACGATGTACGCGTATTTGCTGCCGCACTAGCGGAGAAGCCTGTTGCAAGCTTGATGCCTGCGACCAAAATTAACGGAGTTAGGTTAGCCGAAGTGCTGGCACATAAAGAGCTGAAATTAGTGAGATTTGAGGATGATGATGTACGTCCGCAGCTTTTTTTAGAGATTGTGCATGAAGCACAGCATCAGCCATTTCAAGGCTTTAACCGAGCGCAGGCAGCAGTGATCGAACTGGCGGTTCTAGTGAGCCGTTTAAAAAGACTGCCGTTGGAAAAAATCTGCCAGGAAATCGATTATTTAACGATTGCGATCGAAAAGACTGCTGGCCCGCGTGAGTTGGAGGCTTGGGGCTGGTTGATAGAAATGGTGGAAAATCACAAAGCTGCCCTTAACCTTGAGAACCTGGCTTAG
- a CDS encoding (5-formylfuran-3-yl)methyl phosphate synthase has protein sequence MTQLLISVTDVNEAQIALVHGADLIDLKDPHQGALGALPIQTIQEVVDFVGINRSHPQQYTSATVGDLPMQADLIAQQVLRIANTKVDFVKIGFFESEDYQSCLDTLKHIAHQGVKLIAVLFAEMQYPEHLIDDIKAAGFYGLMLDTAQKNGGTFMDYYTHEQMCLFATRVRSHAMAFGLAGSLNVQHLEKVRAYSPSYIGFRGGVSMSNQRKLNLDAAKIKAIRAAL, from the coding sequence ATGACACAATTATTGATTAGCGTGACAGATGTTAACGAGGCGCAGATAGCCTTGGTGCACGGTGCAGATTTAATTGATTTAAAAGATCCGCATCAGGGTGCGCTAGGCGCATTACCTATTCAAACCATTCAAGAAGTTGTTGATTTCGTTGGCATCAATCGTAGTCACCCACAGCAGTACACTAGTGCCACCGTGGGTGATTTACCAATGCAAGCGGACTTGATTGCACAGCAGGTATTGCGTATTGCCAATACCAAAGTAGATTTCGTCAAAATCGGTTTCTTTGAGTCAGAAGACTATCAATCTTGTTTAGATACGCTTAAGCATATTGCCCATCAAGGAGTTAAGTTAATTGCGGTACTCTTTGCCGAGATGCAATATCCCGAGCATTTGATTGATGACATCAAAGCCGCCGGTTTTTATGGGTTGATGCTGGATACTGCCCAAAAGAATGGGGGGACATTCATGGATTACTATACGCATGAGCAAATGTGCTTATTTGCAACACGTGTTAGAAGCCATGCGATGGCCTTTGGATTAGCTGGTTCACTCAACGTACAACATTTGGAAAAAGTACGGGCCTACAGCCCGAGTTACATTGGTTTTAGAGGTGGCGTGAGTATGTCTAATCAGCGCAAATTAAATTTGGATGCGGCTAAAATAAAAGCAATTCGAGCTGCGCTGTAA
- a CDS encoding outer membrane beta-barrel protein — translation MKKNMLTFAVAATLGLAAFAATAEDMYRGAWYAVPGVSYMNTDSDLEANNGGGAFLKLGKELSEHWDIQGGLGYNRASEDTGIAGVSGRYKQTTLGLDALYMFSRDKFRPFLLAGLGVARNDVDYSHPTLDVDGKKTSWLANVGLGAQYLFNDSFGLQADLRHQWSRASVKVSDGATTASETDTIGNTLLSLGGIFRFGAPAPMPVAAVEPEPAPVAPAAVAPTPEPAPAPVACVPQYETITIEASKLFAFDEAKLKDTSVLDNEVVPKMKENKIFASVKVTGHTDKLGSEAYNQKLSEKRANQVRDYLIAQGIEADRLVAVGKGELVPVVSCDGVKGRKALIECLAPNRRVEIEATRSMEKGCK, via the coding sequence ATGAAAAAGAACATGTTAACTTTTGCTGTAGCAGCTACATTAGGGTTGGCAGCATTTGCAGCAACTGCAGAAGATATGTACCGTGGCGCTTGGTATGCAGTACCAGGTGTTAGCTACATGAACACAGATAGTGATTTGGAAGCTAACAACGGTGGCGGCGCATTTCTAAAACTTGGTAAAGAGTTGTCTGAGCACTGGGACATCCAAGGTGGCTTAGGTTACAACCGTGCAAGTGAAGACACAGGCATTGCTGGCGTTAGTGGTCGTTACAAACAAACGACACTGGGCCTTGATGCTTTATACATGTTCAGCCGTGATAAATTCCGTCCATTCTTGTTAGCAGGTCTAGGCGTAGCACGTAATGATGTTGACTACAGCCATCCTACCCTTGATGTTGATGGTAAAAAAACATCTTGGTTAGCTAACGTTGGTCTTGGTGCACAATATCTGTTTAATGATTCATTTGGTTTACAAGCTGACTTGCGTCACCAATGGAGCCGTGCATCAGTTAAAGTGAGCGATGGCGCAACTACAGCGAGCGAGACTGACACAATTGGTAACACTTTATTAAGCTTAGGCGGTATCTTCCGTTTTGGCGCACCAGCTCCTATGCCAGTAGCTGCAGTTGAGCCTGAGCCAGCACCAGTAGCACCAGCAGCTGTTGCACCAACACCAGAGCCAGCTCCTGCTCCAGTTGCATGCGTACCACAATACGAAACAATCACAATTGAAGCTTCTAAATTGTTTGCGTTTGACGAAGCTAAGTTGAAAGACACTAGCGTTCTTGATAACGAAGTTGTGCCGAAAATGAAAGAAAACAAAATTTTCGCAAGCGTGAAAGTAACTGGCCATACAGACAAACTTGGTAGCGAAGCTTACAACCAAAAACTATCAGAAAAACGTGCTAACCAAGTGCGTGACTACTTGATTGCTCAAGGTATCGAAGCAGACCGTTTGGTTGCTGTAGGTAAAGGTGAGTTAGTACCAGTGGTTAGTTGCGATGGCGTAAAAGGCCGTAAAGCATTAATCGAATGCTTAGCACCAAACCGCCGTGTTGAGATCGAAGCTACACGTTCAATGGAAAAAGGTTGTAAATAA
- a CDS encoding TRZ/ATZ family hydrolase, producing MTKSDQLPMQATQVELVIEARWVVPVDANNTLHEFYSVVIDQQLIVDVLPTEQARVKYTAAELLVADEHVLMPGLINAHTHAAMTLMRGIADDQPLMDWLNSHIWPAERAIVTERYVEDASLLACAEMLSGGTTCFNDMYFYPQATALAANKAGMRAHLGLTVLEFPTNYAADADDYLQKGFEAHDSWRGNALISSALAPHAPYTISNQTFEKVLIYAEQLGLGIHTHLHETRDEIVQGETAHGVRPIQRIAALGLLGPGFIAAHGVHLLPHEIDMLAEYGCHIAHCPASNLKLGSGIAPVQALLKNNVNVCIGTDGAASNNRLDMFSEMRLAALLCKGVSEDAAVLPAHQALKMVTINAAKAIGLDHKIGSIEVGKQADLVAVKLSDFAISPCYDPVSHLVYSCGREHVTHTWVAGELRYSNGTYANIEPVELKEIIQIWQPKLRQYKH from the coding sequence ATGACAAAATCAGATCAATTACCGATGCAAGCAACCCAAGTTGAATTAGTGATTGAAGCGCGCTGGGTTGTGCCCGTTGACGCTAATAATACGTTGCATGAGTTTTACTCGGTAGTGATTGATCAGCAGTTGATTGTTGATGTATTGCCCACAGAGCAGGCACGTGTGAAGTATACGGCAGCTGAATTACTTGTTGCCGATGAGCATGTGCTGATGCCAGGTTTAATTAATGCGCATACGCATGCAGCTATGACATTGATGCGGGGTATTGCAGATGACCAGCCTTTAATGGATTGGCTTAACTCGCACATATGGCCAGCAGAGCGCGCGATTGTGACGGAGCGCTATGTAGAAGATGCCTCCTTGCTCGCCTGCGCAGAAATGTTAAGCGGCGGGACTACGTGCTTTAATGATATGTACTTCTACCCGCAAGCTACGGCGCTGGCTGCCAATAAAGCGGGGATGCGCGCGCACTTAGGTTTAACCGTGCTGGAGTTTCCTACCAATTACGCAGCTGATGCCGATGACTATTTGCAAAAGGGTTTTGAAGCGCATGATAGCTGGCGCGGCAATGCATTAATCAGCTCTGCATTGGCGCCGCATGCGCCGTACACGATTTCTAACCAGACTTTTGAAAAAGTGCTGATCTATGCTGAGCAGTTGGGCTTAGGTATCCATACGCATTTGCATGAAACACGCGACGAGATTGTCCAAGGTGAAACAGCGCATGGCGTGCGGCCCATACAAAGGATTGCGGCACTTGGCCTGCTAGGTCCAGGCTTTATTGCTGCACACGGCGTACATTTATTGCCGCATGAAATTGATATGTTAGCTGAATATGGCTGTCATATTGCGCACTGTCCTGCCTCTAATTTGAAATTGGGTAGTGGTATCGCACCAGTGCAAGCTTTATTGAAAAATAATGTCAATGTGTGCATAGGTACAGATGGTGCAGCGAGTAACAACCGTTTAGACATGTTTAGTGAAATGCGGCTTGCTGCTTTGCTGTGCAAAGGCGTGAGTGAGGATGCAGCAGTATTGCCCGCGCATCAGGCGCTGAAAATGGTGACGATTAATGCAGCTAAGGCGATAGGACTAGACCATAAAATTGGCAGTATTGAAGTAGGAAAACAGGCTGACTTGGTGGCCGTGAAGTTAAGTGACTTTGCAATATCGCCTTGTTATGACCCGGTTTCGCACTTGGTATACAGCTGTGGCCGTGAGCATGTGACCCACACTTGGGTGGCAGGAGAATTGCGTTACAGTAATGGCACTTATGCGAATATAGAACCAGTAGAGTTAAAGGAAATTATCCAAATATGGCAACCGAAGCTAAGACAATACAAACATTAA
- the ubiG gene encoding bifunctional 2-polyprenyl-6-hydroxyphenol methylase/3-demethylubiquinol 3-O-methyltransferase UbiG gives MATEAKTIQTLNADVLELQKFGELAHKWWDKNSEFKPLHEINPLRLNYIDNLASLSGKRVLDVGCGGGILSESMYFKGADVTGIDLGEQALNVAKLHQLESGAKVNYELISVEQLALEQPASFDVVTCMEMLEHVPDPASIVAACARLVKPGGSVFFSTINRNPKAYLFAVLGAEYILNMLPKGTHDYAKFIKPSELSGWVRQSGLNVAGMAGMSYQPLTQHYSLSDDVSVNYLLHTELSDYSS, from the coding sequence ATGGCAACCGAAGCTAAGACAATACAAACATTAAACGCAGATGTGCTGGAGTTGCAAAAGTTTGGCGAACTTGCACATAAATGGTGGGATAAAAATAGCGAATTTAAGCCGCTGCATGAGATTAATCCATTACGTTTAAACTATATCGACAACTTAGCCAGCTTGAGTGGTAAGCGTGTGCTCGATGTGGGTTGTGGTGGCGGTATCCTGTCTGAATCTATGTACTTTAAAGGTGCAGATGTGACAGGAATCGACTTAGGTGAACAGGCGCTTAATGTTGCCAAATTGCATCAGCTGGAAAGCGGAGCCAAAGTAAACTATGAACTCATTTCTGTTGAACAGTTAGCGCTGGAGCAGCCAGCAAGCTTTGATGTGGTGACATGTATGGAGATGTTAGAGCATGTACCCGACCCTGCATCCATCGTGGCAGCATGCGCGCGTTTGGTGAAGCCAGGTGGCTCAGTATTCTTCTCTACCATTAACCGTAACCCGAAAGCTTATTTATTTGCGGTGCTAGGTGCCGAGTATATTCTCAATATGCTGCCCAAAGGTACCCATGATTATGCCAAGTTTATTAAACCATCCGAGCTTTCAGGTTGGGTGCGACAATCTGGGCTGAATGTTGCTGGTATGGCTGGCATGAGCTATCAACCACTGACACAGCATTATTCCTTAAGTGATGATGTTTCTGTGAATTATCTTTTACACACTGAACTTAGTGATTATTCATCATGA